The Oceanotoga teriensis nucleotide sequence TTTTTAATATAAAAGCAGATTCTGGATCTAATCCAACTATAGGCTCATCTAAAATCCAAAGATCTGGATTATGAATTAATGTTGATATTAAAGATAACTTTTGTTTCATACCATGTGAATAAGAAGATATTGGGTTGTTTATAGCTTCTCCCAATTTAAAATGTTTTAGTAATTTTTCAAGTCTATTTTCTCTTTCTAAAGGTGGAACTTCAAACATATCACAAATGAATTTTATATATTCAATACCTTTTAATTTTTCCATTAATAAAGGTTCATCTGAAACATATCCAATACTTTGTTTTATCTTTAAAGGGTCTTTTTTTATATTCAAACCATTTACAAAAATTTCACCTGAACTCGGCTGAATTATTCCAGTTATCATCTTTATTGTAGTTGTTTTACCAGCACC carries:
- a CDS encoding ABC transporter ATP-binding protein, whose protein sequence is MIKIKNLEKTYNNNFKAVKNMNLEVKKGEIFGFLGPNGAGKTTTIKMITGIIQPSSGEIFVNGLNIKKDPLKIKQSIGYVSDEPLLMEKLKGIEYIKFICDMFEVPPLERENRLEKLLKHFKLGEAINNPISSYSHGMKQKLSLISTLIHNPDLWILDEPIVGLDPESAFILKKMMKNHTQNNKTVFFSTHIMEIAEKVCDRIAIINKGEIIFMGTIEQLKENKGNESLEDLFLEVTESESEKIDFSYLD